The Nitrospira sp. sequence TTTACTTGGATAATTCGCACTGTGGGATGGGTTCTCACTGCTCTCGCGTTGTCCCTTGGCGCACCATTTTGGTTTGACCTCCTCAATAAGCTTGTGAACGTGCGCTATGGTATGCGTAAGCCAGATGTAAAAAGTAAGACTCAGAGTAGATGAGTTGCACTTAGAAGATCCTAATGAGTATGGGCCCTTCACTGCGCTAGGCGTTCGATAGGGGGATTGGTTCGTTGCTGTGTTGTATGTCCATGACATCCCACACCTAATGTGCATGCTGCAGGAGGCCTGACAATGCGCACAGTGCTGTTCACTGGCGCCGGTGCCTCCCGCGCCATCGGATACCCCCTTACGAGGGAGCTTCTACCGCGCATTCGTGCCGAATTGAAGAACGGCGAACTGTTTTCTGGTATCAACGGGGAGAAGGAGGACGAACAAGACTGCAAAGATCTGCAACGATATCTGCTCAGACTATTACCAGGCCTTAGTGATGCCAAGGATCGCCAACTTCCCCTTATTACCGATGTCTTCTCTCTCGTAGAGCATGCACTCATATCCGGTGAGGCCCTGCCCATCGGCGGCGCCAACGCCGTTCGCCACTGTCGCGACTTACTTAAACGGGCTATCACTGCCATCCTACTCGGCGATTTCTTCGCTGAATGGGACGACACGGATTCACACCAGAAGCGCGAGCGGGACGTGCTAGATCGGTTCGCGCGCTGGGTATACCGCCAAGGTGCCAAGGTTGGGCTGGTGACGACCAACTACGACATCGGCCTTGAGTACGAGGTCTATAAGCGGATGGGGCGCAAGTTGCAAAGCACAACACTGGATCTTGGGTTCGATTGGCGTGGAGTCGAAACCGGAAGAGAGCAAACTAGGCCCGCAAAACCCGAGCTGCGTGTGTATAAGTTGCATGGCTCCCTGGACCAATTACGGTGCCCACTGTGTGGCTATGTCTACTTTAACAAGTTGGGTGCCATCGCAGTGCAGGCCTTTCGGAGTAAGCTGGACAACAACAATACCTGTCATTGCCGGAAAGATTCCAGACTGGAGTTGCACATTGTCTCACCGTCTCTCGTGCGCGACGTACGAGACGCGAACCTGCTGAGCGTATGGCGTAGCGCACTGGAATGGATGCGGAGGGCCGACCGATGGATCATTGTCGGTTATTCGCTTCCTCCCGAAGACTTGGCAGTCCGCTCCCTATTGCTGCGGGCGTACAATACGGCGTCCAAGCCTCCACAAGTCATTGTCGTCCAGCACGGCCACGCCGAGCGACCACGATACAAACTGCTGTTTCCTGGCTGCCACTACCAGTCTCATGGTCTAGAAAGCTTCCTCGCGGAGGTGAGCTGATCATGCAGAAGGGGCTCCACGTTACGTCCTCCGTCATATGTTGGGAAGCTGCTGTCCCCCCAGAAAACGACGACACGTAAGGTTACACTTTTCGCCGAGGGATATATGCCAGAACCATTTCTTGTTGGACCGCTCTTAGGATTCGAAGGTGAAACATCCTCAGGAGACCTCCTCTATACGATATGTTTCCTAACCACGTCTAAAGCATCACATTGCATGGTGGTTGTTAACGAGATTGAAATAGTGGCTGAAGCTATCGCAACTACACCTAGCGGAACTTTCTGGCGTGCTGAAAGCCCTGCAAGAAGAAAGAAAGTGAGCCACTCCTGTCGATATCAAATCAAGACAAATGGATCTGCCATTCCAGATCGATGGGGCCACGATGCGTGGACCTTCTGGGTTACAGGAACTTCAGAGCGACCTCGCATTGCCTATGCGTCGTGCAATGGCTTTTCAGACCCCGATGCAATCGCAAAACTAGGGGAGCCTTACAGAATGTGGAAAGTTCTTCGGGAATCCCACGAGAAGGAACCATTTACGCTCTTTATTATGGGTGGAGATCAGATATATGCCGATGAAATTTGGCAATCCAAAACACGCGCACCCAGCATCGTGGAATGGATAGCGCTCCCGCGTGCTGAACGTATCTCGAAACAGGTTAGCCCAAAAACCAAAGGAGAATTGGATCGCTTCTATGAAAGTCTCTATATTCGCCACTGGGCTCACGAAAACATGGGGAACGTGCTTGCATCAATCCCATCAATTATGATGTGGGACGATCACGATATTTTTGACGGGTGGGGCTCCTACCCTTCTGAAATGCAAACCTGCCCACATTATCAAGCAATATTTGATGCAGCCAGAAAATATTTCGAGCTGTTTCAACTACGTTCTACCAAGAACAAGACCCTGTTGAATTCTCGTAATACCCATTATTCATTTGGGTTTCAATTCGGAAGCTATGCTGTGCTTGGGCTCGACAATCGCACCAGCAGAAGTGAATCTGCGATCATGGGGGATGAGAACTGGTCTGATATTAAGAAGTTCCTAAAGAAACGAGGCCAAGTGGAAACGCTGTTTGTCCTCTCAGCAATTCCAGTCGTCTATCGTGACTTTAGGGTTATTGAGCGCATGTACGATGCGACTCCATGGGAAGAGGAGTTAACCGATGATATTCGAGATCATTGGCGTTCCAGCTACCATGAGGGCGAACGCATGAAGCTGATCATGAGCCTCTTAGACTTTCAGTCTGTCGGCAAGCTTTCAGAAGTGAGACGGGTGATCCTCTCTGGCGATGTCCATGTGGGATGCTTTGGATTGATTACGGGGCCTGGGGTTGATGGACAAGAACGTCTCATCCATCAGGTCGTATCTTCTGCGATCGTCCACCCACCTCCAACATGGCTTCAGTGGCAAGGCGTTCTGGCAGGTAGTAACGAATTACCAGAAACACTTGAAGCGGGGTCAATTACGGCTGAACTCTTGAAGCCCTATGGGTCAGAGAAATTCATTCGATCTCGTAACTTTGTTTGGTTCAAGGAAGGGACAGATCGCAAACTCTGGGTGAACTGGGTTTGCGAAGATGACACCCGTGCTGAATGCCCTATAGTTGGGTCCGCCTAGTGTGTAAGCCCCCAGCAATTTGAGGAATTTGAGAGGAGAAAGTTCTGGCAGAAGAACCCTTTTAGCCAGGAGGTTCCCAGGCACCAGTCGAAATTCACTGAGCCCAAGATTGCGAGCATCTTGAAAGAAGCGGATGCCGACCGGTCGATGAGATCTAGCGACACTATAGCATCAGTGTAGCGCTGGCTGCGGCAAATGAACTGTGTGCCACGGTTGAGGACCAGGGCAACGACGCATTTTCAAAGGAGTTTCTTAATGTACATATTCCATCTGATTTTACTAGTAACTGTCTCTATGCTGACCGGGTGCCACACCTACATCGTTCCAAAGGAACACGTGGTGATGTTCGACAACGATGGAACCGCCGTCAATCCCGAAGGCAATCTCGGCCCGAACCGACACATGAACCTGCTCCTGTCCTATCCCCGATACAGCGATGCGGAATATCAGGGTCATATTGCCAAGATTCTTGAGGGGATCAACAAAGGGAACACCCAGGGTCCGAAGAAAATCATGATGTTTATTCATGGAGGGATGAACACCCAGTTTGACTCGATCGAGCGGATCGCAACAGAATATGAACAGGGCAAAACGCGGCCTCAACTTATGAAGGAGGCGGGATACTATCCTATCTTCGTCAACTGGAAGTCGTCGCTCTGGTCCAGCTACTTCGAGCATCTCTTTTACATCCGTCA is a genomic window containing:
- a CDS encoding alkaline phosphatase family protein; its protein translation is MVVVNEIEIVAEAIATTPSGTFWRAESPARRKKVSHSCRYQIKTNGSAIPDRWGHDAWTFWVTGTSERPRIAYASCNGFSDPDAIAKLGEPYRMWKVLRESHEKEPFTLFIMGGDQIYADEIWQSKTRAPSIVEWIALPRAERISKQVSPKTKGELDRFYESLYIRHWAHENMGNVLASIPSIMMWDDHDIFDGWGSYPSEMQTCPHYQAIFDAARKYFELFQLRSTKNKTLLNSRNTHYSFGFQFGSYAVLGLDNRTSRSESAIMGDENWSDIKKFLKKRGQVETLFVLSAIPVVYRDFRVIERMYDATPWEEELTDDIRDHWRSSYHEGERMKLIMSLLDFQSVGKLSEVRRVILSGDVHVGCFGLITGPGVDGQERLIHQVVSSAIVHPPPTWLQWQGVLAGSNELPETLEAGSITAELLKPYGSEKFIRSRNFVWFKEGTDRKLWVNWVCEDDTRAECPIVGSA